In Enterobacter cloacae, the following are encoded in one genomic region:
- a CDS encoding homocysteine S-methyltransferase, whose amino-acid sequence MSLNNSLTAILEKQPFVVLDGAMATELEARGCNLADSLWSAKVLMENPELIREVHLDYYRAGAQVAITASYQATPAGFAARGLDEAQSRTLIGKSVELARKAREAYLAENAQAGALLVAGSVGPYGAYLADGSEYRGDYVRSAEEFVAFHRPRVEALLDAGVDLLACETLPSFAEIKALAALLAEYPRARAWFSFTLRDSEHLSDGTPLRDVVSVLENDPQIVALGINCIALENTTAALKHLHSLTSLPLVVYPNSGEHYDAVTKTWHHHGEACETLAGYLPQWLAAGAKLIGGCCRTTPKDIAELNLLR is encoded by the coding sequence ATGTCGCTGAATAATTCGCTTACCGCCATCCTTGAGAAACAACCGTTTGTGGTGCTGGATGGTGCGATGGCAACGGAGCTGGAAGCGCGCGGCTGTAACCTGGCAGACAGCCTCTGGTCTGCCAAAGTGCTGATGGAAAACCCGGAGCTTATCCGCGAAGTACACCTCGACTACTATCGTGCGGGGGCACAGGTGGCGATCACTGCCAGCTATCAGGCCACGCCTGCGGGCTTTGCGGCGCGAGGTCTTGACGAGGCGCAATCCCGGACGCTGATTGGTAAAAGCGTGGAGCTGGCGCGTAAGGCGCGCGAGGCGTATCTGGCGGAGAATGCGCAGGCGGGTGCGCTGCTGGTCGCAGGCTCTGTGGGGCCGTATGGCGCGTATCTGGCTGATGGCTCAGAGTATCGCGGCGATTATGTACGTAGCGCAGAGGAATTTGTGGCATTCCACCGTCCGCGTGTGGAGGCGTTGCTGGATGCGGGGGTTGATCTGCTGGCCTGCGAAACGCTGCCGTCCTTTGCGGAGATCAAAGCCCTGGCGGCACTGCTGGCAGAGTATCCCCGTGCCCGGGCGTGGTTCTCGTTTACCCTGCGTGACAGTGAGCACTTAAGCGATGGTACGCCGTTGCGTGACGTTGTTTCTGTGCTGGAAAACGACCCGCAAATTGTGGCACTGGGCATTAACTGCATTGCGCTGGAAAACACTACGGCGGCGCTGAAGCATCTGCACAGCCTGACGTCGCTACCGCTGGTGGTCTACCCGAACTCGGGCGAACATTACGATGCGGTGACGAAAACCTGGCATCACCACGGTGAAGCGTGTGAAACGCTGGCGGGATACCTGCCGCAGTGGCTGGCGGCGGGTGCGAAGTTGATTGGCGGATGCTGTCGGACGACGCCAAAAGATATTGCTGAGCTGAACCTGCTGCGCTGA
- the tauA gene encoding taurine ABC transporter substrate-binding protein: MAISSRITLLGALALWAFQAQAVEVTVAYQTSAEPAKVAQADNTFAKESGAKVDWRKFDSGAAIVRALASGDVQIGNLGSSPLAVAASQQVPIEVFLLASQLGNSEALVVKKNITKPEDLIGKRIAVPFISTTHYSLLAALKHWGIKPGQVQIINLQPPAIIAAWQRGDIDGAYVWAPAVNELEKDGTVLTDSEKVGQWGAPTLDVWVVRKDFAGKHPEVVKAFAKSAIDAQQPYISNPDEWLKQPANLEKLSRLSGVPEADVPGLVKGNTYLTPAQQVQQLTGPVNKAIVDTATFLKEQGKVPAVAADYSQYVTDRFVK; the protein is encoded by the coding sequence ATGGCAATTTCATCGCGAATTACACTACTCGGCGCGCTGGCGCTGTGGGCATTTCAGGCGCAGGCGGTGGAGGTTACCGTCGCGTATCAAACCTCTGCGGAGCCGGCGAAGGTCGCGCAGGCGGATAATACCTTTGCTAAAGAGAGCGGGGCGAAAGTCGACTGGCGTAAGTTCGACAGTGGCGCGGCCATCGTGCGGGCGTTAGCGTCCGGCGACGTGCAAATTGGTAATCTCGGCTCCAGCCCGCTGGCCGTTGCGGCCAGCCAGCAGGTGCCGATTGAAGTCTTCCTGCTCGCATCCCAGCTCGGTAACTCTGAAGCGCTGGTGGTGAAGAAAAACATCACCAAACCGGAAGATCTGATTGGCAAGCGTATCGCCGTGCCGTTTATCTCCACCACCCACTACAGCCTGCTGGCAGCGCTCAAACACTGGGGCATCAAACCGGGTCAGGTACAAATTATCAACCTGCAGCCACCGGCGATTATCGCGGCCTGGCAGCGCGGTGACATTGATGGCGCTTACGTCTGGGCACCTGCGGTGAATGAGCTGGAAAAAGACGGCACCGTGCTGACCGACTCCGAAAAAGTCGGCCAGTGGGGCGCGCCGACCCTCGACGTGTGGGTGGTGCGTAAAGACTTCGCAGGGAAACATCCAGAGGTGGTAAAAGCCTTCGCCAAAAGCGCGATTGACGCTCAGCAGCCGTACATCAGCAACCCGGATGAATGGCTGAAGCAGCCTGCTAATCTGGAAAAACTGTCGCGCCTGAGCGGTGTACCGGAAGCGGACGTACCGGGGCTGGTGAAGGGCAATACCTACCTGACCCCTGCGCAGCAGGTTCAGCAACTGACCGGGCCGGTAAATAAAGCGATTGTCGATACTGCTACCTTCCTGAAAGAGCAGGGCAAAGTGCCGGCGGTCGCGGCGGATTACAGCCAGTATGTGACCGATCGCTTTGTGAAATAA
- the tauB gene encoding Taurine import ATP-binding protein TauB has product MLNITNLYADYAGKSALEDINLTLDSGELLVVLGPSGCGKTTLLNLIAGFVPYQHGTIQLEGKKVENPGAERGVVFQNEGLLPWRNVQENVAFGLQLAGINREKRLAMAREMLKKVGLEGAEKRFIWQLSGGQRQRVGIARALAADPQLLLLDEPFGALDAFTREQMQTLLLRLWHETGKQVLLITHDIEEAVFMATELVLLSPGPGRVLERLPLEFARRYVAGEPVRNIKSDPLFIEQREYVLSRVFEQREAFS; this is encoded by the coding sequence ATGCTGAATATTACAAATCTGTACGCTGATTACGCCGGGAAGTCTGCGCTGGAGGATATCAACCTGACGCTGGACAGCGGTGAGCTGCTGGTCGTACTCGGCCCGTCAGGTTGCGGAAAAACCACGCTGCTGAATTTGATCGCCGGATTTGTACCGTACCAGCATGGCACCATTCAACTGGAAGGCAAAAAGGTGGAAAACCCCGGCGCTGAACGCGGCGTGGTCTTCCAGAACGAAGGATTGCTTCCCTGGCGTAACGTGCAGGAAAACGTGGCATTTGGGCTCCAGCTTGCGGGTATCAATCGCGAAAAACGGTTGGCAATGGCACGGGAAATGCTGAAGAAAGTGGGTCTGGAAGGGGCGGAAAAACGCTTTATCTGGCAGCTTTCCGGCGGCCAGCGGCAGCGTGTCGGGATTGCCCGCGCGCTGGCGGCGGATCCGCAGCTGTTACTGCTGGATGAGCCGTTCGGGGCGCTGGATGCCTTTACCCGTGAGCAGATGCAAACCCTGCTCCTGCGCCTGTGGCACGAAACCGGTAAGCAGGTGCTACTGATCACCCACGACATCGAAGAAGCCGTATTTATGGCCACTGAACTGGTGTTGTTATCACCGGGGCCGGGCCGTGTGCTCGAACGGTTGCCGCTCGAATTCGCCCGTCGTTATGTGGCGGGGGAACCAGTGCGCAACATCAAATCTGATCCGCTGTTTATCGAACAGCGTGAATACGTCTTAAGCCGCGTGTTTGAACAACGGGAGGCCTTCTCATGA
- the tauC gene encoding taurine ABC transporter permease yields the protein MSIVFSEKMRRTRLVLRWPFSRQITLSVGTLLVLLVVWWAVAAQQWISPLFLPPPGQVLAKLITIAGPQGFMDATLWQHLGASLARILVALLAAVIIGIPVGIAMGLSPTVRGILDPLIELYRPVPPLAYLPLMVIWFGIGETSKILLIYLAIFAPVTMSALAGVKSAQQVRIRAAQSLGASRTQVLLFVILPGALPEILTGLRIGLGVGWSTLVAAELIAATRGLGFMVQSAGEFLATDVVLAGIAVIAVIAFGLELGLRALQRRLTPWHGEIQ from the coding sequence ATGAGCATCGTCTTCAGTGAAAAAATGCGCCGTACTCGTCTGGTGCTGCGCTGGCCTTTTTCTCGTCAAATCACATTGAGCGTCGGTACGCTGCTGGTGTTACTGGTGGTGTGGTGGGCGGTTGCCGCGCAGCAGTGGATCAGCCCGCTGTTCCTGCCGCCGCCGGGACAGGTGCTGGCAAAACTTATCACCATTGCCGGGCCGCAGGGCTTTATGGATGCCACGCTCTGGCAGCATCTGGGAGCCAGTCTGGCACGTATTCTGGTGGCGCTGCTGGCTGCCGTCATTATCGGCATCCCTGTGGGGATTGCGATGGGCTTAAGCCCGACGGTGCGCGGCATCCTCGATCCGCTGATTGAGCTTTACCGCCCTGTGCCGCCGCTGGCCTATCTGCCGCTGATGGTGATCTGGTTCGGCATCGGTGAAACGTCAAAAATCCTGCTGATTTATCTGGCGATTTTTGCTCCGGTGACTATGTCCGCCCTGGCGGGGGTGAAAAGTGCCCAGCAGGTGCGGATCCGCGCAGCGCAGTCGTTGGGTGCCAGCCGTACACAGGTGCTGCTGTTCGTCATTTTACCGGGCGCACTGCCGGAGATTTTAACCGGACTGCGCATCGGGCTTGGCGTGGGCTGGTCGACGCTGGTGGCGGCAGAGCTTATTGCCGCCACGCGGGGATTAGGATTTATGGTGCAGTCCGCGGGAGAGTTCCTGGCGACTGACGTGGTGCTGGCAGGGATCGCGGTGATCGCCGTGATCGCCTTCGGATTAGAACTGGGGCTGCGCGCGTTACAGCGTCGCCTGACGCCCTGGCATGGAGAAATACAATGA
- the tauD gene encoding taurine dioxygenase, with protein MSERLTITPLGPYIGAQVSGLDVTRPLSDNQFEQLYHAVLRHQVVFLREQAITPQQQRALALRFGDLHIHPVYPQAEGVEEIIVLDTHNDNPPDNDNWHTDVTFIETPPAGAILAAKLLPETGGDTLWASGIAAFEALSAPFQTLLSGLRAEHDFKKSFQEYKYRKTEAEHQRWLEAVAKHPPLLHPVVRTHPVTGKQALFVNEGFTTRIVDVTEKESEALLGFLFAHITKPEFQVRWHWQESDLAIWDNRVTQHYANADYLPQRRIMQRATILGDKPFYRAP; from the coding sequence ATGAGTGAACGTCTGACCATTACCCCGCTGGGGCCGTACATTGGCGCACAGGTTTCGGGCCTGGATGTGACCCGTCCGCTGAGCGATAACCAGTTCGAGCAGCTCTATCACGCGGTGCTGCGCCATCAGGTGGTGTTCCTGCGCGAGCAGGCGATCACCCCCCAGCAGCAGCGCGCGCTGGCCCTGCGTTTTGGCGACCTGCATATCCACCCGGTTTACCCGCAGGCGGAAGGCGTGGAGGAGATTATTGTTCTGGATACCCACAACGATAACCCGCCGGATAACGACAACTGGCACACCGACGTGACTTTTATCGAGACGCCGCCCGCCGGAGCGATCCTCGCGGCGAAACTGCTCCCGGAGACCGGCGGCGATACGCTGTGGGCGAGCGGGATCGCGGCGTTTGAGGCGCTGTCTGCGCCATTCCAGACGTTGCTGAGCGGGCTGCGGGCGGAGCACGACTTTAAGAAATCGTTCCAGGAATATAAGTACCGTAAAACGGAAGCGGAACACCAGCGCTGGCTGGAGGCGGTTGCGAAGCATCCTCCGCTGCTGCATCCGGTGGTGAGAACCCATCCGGTAACGGGCAAGCAGGCACTGTTCGTGAATGAAGGATTCACAACACGCATTGTGGATGTGACGGAAAAAGAGAGCGAGGCACTATTAGGCTTTCTGTTCGCCCATATCACCAAACCGGAGTTTCAGGTGCGCTGGCACTGGCAGGAGAGCGATCTGGCGATCTGGGATAACCGCGTGACGCAGCACTATGCCAATGCGGACTATCTGCCGCAGCGAAGGATTATGCAGCGGGCGACGATTCTGGGGGATAAGCCGTTTTACCGTGCGCCTTGA